One genomic segment of Cryptococcus neoformans var. neoformans JEC21 chromosome 8 sequence includes these proteins:
- a CDS encoding expressed protein — protein sequence MLSLTHILPLALAAASGASASPTTIQKRDISYPGVLGFLEPTPRGWDYSTMGTSPCGGFTTVNQTYYGLSTGMEFQVSNDVSNVVISYSTSSDMSNAVTLATIESATAGTMCLDGENLFEDEGFNFGDDITLQVFYHDEVTEQDGYQCADISFTSDHVMSVTCSNTSTIITKNGGSSTSSDSTTTVTVTAKSGKVTPLQAGWIGACVTIAVFGFALLALWYFGAIFFSRNALRRSEIQLGSHRMAEHSLDDISLHRRTTVDHKTPL from the exons ATGCTGAGCCTCACTCATATCCTTCCTTTGGCATTAGCTGCTGCTTCTGGAGCCTCGGCTTCCCCCACCACTATCCAAAAAAGAGACATCAGCTACCCGGGTGTTCTTGGATTTTTG GAACCTACACCACGAGGATGGGATTACTCCACAATGGGTACCTCCCCGTGTGGTGGCTTCACCACCGTCAACCAAACTTACTACGGCCTTA GTACTGGTATGGAGTTCCAGGTCTCCAACGATGTCAGCAACGTCGTTATTTCCTACTCCACATCATCTGATATGTCCAATGCGGTCACTTTGGCCACTATTGAATCGGCGACCGCTGGTACTATGTGTTTGGATGGCGAAAATCTTTTCG aggatgagggcTTTAATTTCGGCGACGACATCACATTGCAAGTTTTCTATCACGACGAAGTTACCG AACAAGATGGTTACCAATGTGCCGATATCTCTTTCACTTCCGATCATGTCATGAGCGTTACCTGCTCCAACACCTCTACCA TCATCACCAAAAACGGTGGCtcttctacttcttctGATTCTACCACCACCGTCACCGTCACCGCCAAGTCTGGTAAAGTCACTCCC CTCCAAGCTGGTTGGATTGGAGCCTGTGTTACTATTGCCGTTTTCGGCTTTGCTCTCCTTGCTCTCTGGTACTTTGGTGCGATCTTTTTCTCCCGTAATGCCCTCCGACGATCCGAAATTCAACTTGGTAGCCACCGAATGGCTGAACACTCTTTGGACGACATTTCC CTGCACCGGCGAACGACTGTTGACCACAAAACCCCTCTTTAA